In Rhineura floridana isolate rRhiFlo1 chromosome 4, rRhiFlo1.hap2, whole genome shotgun sequence, the sequence cgaccctatcttcccatacatctgctcccacgagtgatacatgccctgatctcctctcgattagactactgtaatgcgctctatgtggggttacccttgaagacggtccggaaacttcagctggtacaaaacgcagcggcacgcttaataaagcagacccgccgccgcgatcatatcaccccagtgttgattgaattacactggttgccagttgtataccgggcccaattcaaggtgttggttttaacctttaaaactctatacggttctggcccagtttatctgaaggagcgcctccagtatcaccaaatatgccgccaaacaagatcagcctcacaggaccttctctcggtcccactgactaagacagctaggttggtgcggaccagggagagggctttttcgatcgtggcccccaccctctggaacttacttccctttgaccttcagcatgccccctccctgttgacttttcgccgagccttgaagacctggctcttcaggcaggcctatgggatctctggggtgggttaggttttacactgtattaatgtaagatggtcttcagatgagatgttatgatattaataatgtgatgattatgtatatgagcagattgtattttatattgtacgtcgcccagagtgtccgttcagtcggacagatgggcgtctgctaaataaaattttattattattattattgcttcatTTCCTTAATAATAAACCCGtaggaggtgtgtgtgttttaaacacaTCTTTATTAAAATTTGGAAGGGTCAATGTGGTCAGATTTGACCTGCTGACTCTCAGCTCCCCATTCTCAATATTATAGCTTTGCATCCAGGCCAATTAAGTGCTTTAAAGATTTCCACCGCAGTGAGACTCAGTTGAGCACTAATTGCTCATTATGGTTGCACTAGTGTGCAACTTTGTGAATTATTAAACAAAAAAGGATTCTGAATTGTGAAATTAACTGTTCAAACCACAATAATGCAACCAACTTTATTTACAGGCTAATAAAACATAATCTAACTCATCATAAATAGAATAAGTTGCAAAGTTGTTGTAACTTCTGCAGATCTGAGGCCAACATAACATTAAAGAGTACCTAGCAAAGACTATACAACAAAAAACTGGAAATTGCAAAATGTTGCATAGTATTCTGATAGACTTGTATATTGCGATATGTTGGCTCAAGCGTGGTGCAAGGCAACCACAATGCAGAAAATGGACTTCTGTTCAATGAAATGCCAACTACAGATTCAGCCCTACATTTCACCAAGATTCAGTTGTTGCTTTCAAACATTGGAAATCTAGTGTTCCAGCTATCTTACTTCTTGTTTAGGTTCTGCCATCTTTAAAAGCTGCAAAAAAATAGTTTTGATAGCTTCATGAATACAAACGTTCTTAAAATGTCATAACAGTTTGTATTGTATAAACTCTACACAACAGAAAATAAGAATGGATTTTACCTGAAGGCCCCTCAAGTCTGACTCATCCACCCTTTGGAAGCAGCAGGATGAGTATTTTATTGACAGTGCAGGAAAAAAACATAATTACAAACCGTGTCTGACTAGCCCAGCATGTTACCATTGCCAGTCTGGAAGGCTGCATGGTTAATCAAGTATCAGTGCACTAGCAGTAATTCACAATAGCATCAGAGAAGTATTTCAGAAGTCCAAAGTGACTAGAAAAATTATGATTGAAGGTGTCTGAGGGAGTTTCTCTGCAGGTATTTTTCAGTGCCGATCATAATGACTTGTATGCGGTGATACCGTCAGAGAACAAAGCAGTACCAGCAAACAGTGTTCAACAGAAGCCTAATTTTAATAAATAGTGAAGTTGTGCAAATGCAGTAAAGAACTTCTGCATTTTTATCACTTTAGACAGAACAAGAGTATACTGAGCAAAGAACATGCTTCTGGGGCTTGAGAGCAGAATACAACATTCTCTCACATGTAGGATCTCTGGATTACTGTTAACAAGGGATGTAGGAAAAATACAAGGCTCCTTTTTTGGATAGATTAAAATGCAACATACTATAAATTAGTGCCAAATAGAGCAAACATTGAAAAGGTTTCATTCTAAAAAGGGGGGGTAATGATTAATTTCTTCTGCACGTGTCCAACTGGCACAAAGAGGCATATGCGAGAACCCTTGGCTCCTATGCCAACCCTCCATGTTGCTGCCCATATCAAGGCCCAACATGCAGGACTTCAGATTTCCTAATGAACAACAATATATAGGGAATGCTTTTGCAAAATGTCATGTGTTGCTTAATAGCTTCATATGGCAAGGCAAAGCCACATTCATGAGCCATAGGAAATGCAGCCTTTCCAATTTCATTGCTTGCTTCAAATATTGGGCTTTTAATGGAGGCAGTATCATGGTTAAACTTACTTTAATATACGGTATTAAAGGAGCAGCTATAAAATTTTACTGCAAACGAAATACAGTTCCATGAGTGGAATGACACACAAAAATTATTTTATAAGCAACAGTTAAAGAATCTATAAATAGCAAAATCTTTGCATAAAGTATTTACATTTTAAAGATCTCTCTATAAACATATATATAGTGCACCTAGGAGAGACAAATTTACCTGTGTTCTACAACAGAATGTtttttaacattaaacattaggTTAACTGACATTACGCTAAAGGCCTTTCACTTGCTCTCAGTTTATGTACATTCTATAAAAAACACTTACAAAGCTGTCATTTTACATTATTTGCACTCTCAAAATACATCTTTACATATTACAGTTTAATGGCCTGCAGAACAATGAATGGAGAACAGGAGTTTCATGCTTTATCCTATAATAAAAGCTATTACATGGTTTTTAACTGTTTGCATATGGAGTGTGTGTGTTCTATtaagatacatacatacatatatttacATACACATAAGAGAACCACCACCTAGCCAAGACAACCCTCTTAATATCAATGCACTCTAAAAATGCCTTGGATCTTCAGATGTGCAACCATTTTGCACatttgggattttaaaaaaatatagttcTGTAAAGTACTAGGGCTATTATACTGTAACAAATTTGGTACCTGATCCTGCACTGTCTTGAGTGTCTCATGGCAAAATACAGGATGTATTCGATAGCCATTTGTTAAGGGCCATTTGACACAATCCTCTCAATGTAGCACGGTATGGGTAACTGATGGCATGGCAAGGACTTAATTTCTGGTTGGACACAATGATTCCTATTACACAATCATAACTAAAGAACGTTTCCCACAATGGATCTAATCATGTGGAGTTCTAGTTGCCTACAGATTATTTAACACATGAGAGGCAACTGGAACTTCATGTGGTTAAGTGATTATGTGGTCAATTGCTTTCACGCTGCCTTACCATACTGCAAGAAATGAAGATTTAATGCTTACCGTGTAACCAACACCACCCTCCAATCTTAAGTCTGAATTGCCATCCTTAGCCTTTCTCACATAAAATCTTGCTTATAAAGAATATCCCAATATTTTAGTATACTTCTTGGAATGCATTTAGAGGGACATATCCATCCCAACGCACAGCAACCTTTGCAGTCACCCATTATGAGGACAGGACATATGTGAAAATGGGTTGTTCAAAGGAACAAATGCATGATAGACTCTTGTGCTACCATACTCTGAATGAGTCAGATTTTTGCAGATTGTCAGAAGTGTCACAGAACTGTAAGTCTCCTTCAGACAAACCAGGGTCACACAGATGGCATTGTCTGGTAACTGTAAAACATACTGTGGAGTAGGTGGAATAGCCATCTAAATCCAACCTAACACAGCTCAGATAGAATGGAAGCCACCCAGTGATATCAACTGTATGTGTAGCATACAACACTCAAAGGGCAGACATAATTCCAAGAAGCcaattttacacttattttgcatttaaaaattaaCAGTATTCTGTTTAATACCTTTGGAGAATATTTTAATTCCAGCAAGAAAGtttaaagaaatatatattttatatatatatactgcattaaataatgctgaaaaaaatctcatgaacaaACAGATCACTAGGATCCAATTCAGAGATTTGACTTCACAATAAATATTTTAACAGCGAAAATGTTTTGTAGGCGTATGTTTTAAAACCAAACTTATTTTTGTATATTGCGAAAATCTTAAATGGCTTTGCTGTTTACCTTTTTACAAGATGCACTTTAAAAGAACTAACAAGATAAGTCAGGAATACGCCACTGAGAAATCATATCCCCCTTGTATATTAACATCTATTTCACTAGCAAATGAATGCCAAGTTTCTGCTTCTACTCTTAGAGAGGACCCAAGTGTCAATTTTTTTCTGCTTTAGTCTATCCCTTTTATCATGAACAAGATCCAAAGTTAAATTCAAGAAAAACCTTTGGAAACAACATGCTTTGGTGCTTATAATTCAAGGGAAATCAACTGGACATGCAACTTCTTAGAAAAATGTGAAATTTTACACATTTAGATTTGCTCATAATGAAGTCCTGAGGTAACCAAcagaacagggttttttttttccaggcaATAGTAACACAGCTTTTCTTTATCCTTTTAATAGTCTTTTATAATTTTCTGTGGCATTTAGAATGCAGAACAGTCTAGACAACCCGTCTTGAGGAAGGGACCAGTCCCACTGATGATTTAGGGGTGTTTTAGGCTAAGGTCTCAGCAGACTGGTCTAGTTTAGATACAGTCTCTTCTGTTTCAATTGAATTTCCTAGATCTCCATTTTCATGACCATCAATACTTGCTTTCTTATTAAACACTGCAAAGGAGAAAAAATGTTTATTACCCAGAGAATCCTaaagtttacaaacaacacaCACATCCGACCATTTTTTGTGATAAAGAGGAAACATGCATCACTGCAGCATGGAAAGGCAGTTATTCCTAGACTTCTAAAGAGACACTGTATATAAACACAACAGATTAAGAACAAGAACTGCTAGATGGAAAACCACCTTTTCCCCATCCACATGTGCTCTTGCAGAGAGTTTGGAATTAATATGATTCCCTGCTTCTCCTCTAGCAAGACAccaccaggcacctggttggccactgcgagaacaggatgctggactagatgggccactggcctgatccagcaggctcttcttatgttcttaagaccttTCAATTGGCACAGAAACCCCACATAAACTAGagcaggggtaggaaacctcCAATCTGCAGGCCAAACTtgtccaccaggcctccccatttggctcatGAGACCATTTTGAGGAAGACATGCCCACTCGCCCTACACCCAATgtcatacatgacatcaggtgtggggcagggcttcaaaggaacaatcaagaGCTTAAACTGGgatcccaattgttcctttgctggagcaaggcgcACTCCCAACTACCGAGCAGCTGATGGGGAGTAGGAGAACATCTTGCTGAATGGAAACCACATCTACCTCCTAGCTCTGCTCTTTGACGCTACCCCGCACTGCTCCTTTCAACCTCTGAAAGCAGCAGTGCAGATAGGCTTGCAAAAATGACCTTTGTGCTGGGGTTCCCAAATGTGGGAAACCCATGCAAGGGATTCTGACAAGTGGGCAGGACAATCTACCTGCCAATAATGTGATTCATGATGACATAATGTGATTGTCAGGTGGTTTGCCTCTcccacctatcaaagttggcccatggggcaTGAGCCaaagaggtttcccatccctgaactaGAGAATTCCACTAACCAGAAAAACAAGGCTGTGCCTACACAATGCAAAAGCACTCCCAAGCTATAGGTGGAGAGTTGGCAAATTCAGATTTTgaaaattgtattttatcaatccTTGACCTCATGAACTTAATCAATATGCAATATTTAAAATCATATCACAAAAATAGTCACCAAGAAAGAGGACAGGAAGAGCATACCTTCAACAGAGAATAAAGATGCAATCTTTGCCAACTGCAGAATTAAGGCACCCCAAATTCAAGACCAAAGTCTACTTTTATGGAAATGTAGGAAAGTAGAGCAATATTGTGACAGAAACAGCAAAGGAAAATTTATGACTACCATCTTGATCCTAAACAGCTGAATCATTCTATTTGCCAAGAACTATACAGCTTAACCTTGTGTTTTGTGACACAACTGTAGGTTCATCCCATCCTCCAAAGCATCAGAAAAGGGATAAGGctgcaaaatgcattttatatgtaacATTTTCTAACGCAGAAGTGTGACACTGAAACAATTTAAATTTACAAAGCCTTCATTAAGAGTGTTACTTGAATTGTATCTTAATTACCTTAAAAACCCCACACACTTTACCTTGCAATTGTTTGACATCTCCACTTCCATCTTTTCTACTGGAAGCAGAATTTCCACCTTCCTCCAATTCGTCAAGATACAAACGATAACGATGTCCACTCTCATCCTCATATTCTACATTTTCATCATCTGAATCTACTTCTGGAGCAACGTACACAACTTCAAACTCAATTTCTCCTCTCTAAAATACCAAAATGAAGATTATGTTGTTTCTAACAAGGGGCAGCCCAGTATGGAAAGCAAAGGAAAATGCCAATATAAACAGCAGTTCCATGGAATTGATTTATACCAGACCTCATcagcatgatacatttaaagcagtattatgacactttaaacagtcatgacttcccccaaagaatcctgggaactgtagtttcttaagggtgctgagagttgttacaagacccctattcccctcacagagttccaATTCCCAGActgctttaacaatcaatccctcttctcaggaaactctgggaattgtagctctgtgaagagaataggagtTGAGGAGTTGTCTCCTatcaactgtcagcaccctttacGAACTAacgtttccaggattctttgggggaagccatgactgtgtaaagtggcatgatattgctttaaatgaataAGGCTCAGAGCAATAAATTCATCATCAGTTCAACAGGAGCTCACTTAGTCACATGTTGATCTGAAGCTCATCTACCAGGCTCTCCCCTATTGCATTATAactattaaaatttaaaaacactcatTAAAAACTATTCAAAGTGTACAATAGCTAGACAACAAATAGTAAAAAATAATCCTAATATGAAAAAAGTTGGATCAAATGTTAAGTCTTGCGATAAAGGCCTGTAAGAGCATATTCATCCATAGAATCTTTGTTGAAATAACAACATTTTGGAGGTCTTTTTGGACAGTTTGGATCAAGGCCAAAAATGCATGGACTATTTCTCAGCTTTAGTTGACTTTTATGTatgaaaactgtttttaaaaatgacaatgtaAACAATTTTAAGAGACTTCAGGACTCTCCAACTAGTGAAACTTTTACTTTTAAGAACAAGACCTTACTCAGAATCTTTGCCCTGCCTTAGGACCATAGGAAGTTGccacatactgagtcagaccattggtccgtcttaGCTCAGggttgtctacagtgactggcagtggctctccagggtttcagatatagggaatctctcccaaacctatctggaggtgccaggggttgaacccaagacctttggcatgcaaagcatgtgccacaccactgagctatggctcttccctgtGCATCTGCATGCTCCCGATTAATGAATAAAGTCTTCCTCTTACTGCTTGATTTCTATACATCTAAGGGACGCAGTATTTGGTCAAAATGCTGAATGAGACACGTCTTCAGAATATCCAACCCATCCCAAATTATAGAAGAAACACCATCAAATGCATCACAGTCCAGTATTCatgatataaaaataaaatacctgCTGGGAAAGAATGGTTACAGCTTCTTTATGTTTGGCATCTCTCAAATTAACTCCATTTACTGCTAAAATGGCATCTCCAACATGCAGACCTCCACATCGATCAGCAGGCTGACCTGGGTGAATTTCAGAGATGAGGATGGGAACACCATGCTCCTTTCCACCCTATCACAACAACATTTAACAAATCAGAGGTTTCAGCAATTTCAAAATGTTTTATAGCATAACAGTGCATATGTGCTTCACGGCAGGTTTCAGATGCTGCTCTTCAACCAAGGTGGCAGTAAGTATTTGCTGTTCTGCATTTGTGATGCCTAATGCAGTTTATACAGTATTTGTAGTGAAGGTTTCACAAGTATAATGAAACATTTGTGTATTTCGCTGGCGTTTACCAAAGTGTACAAAAACCAAGCATTTTAAATAGATAATGAGGGCCAGCATGGCATGCaggaaatacaaaagaaaatgtaagCATCTGAATCCTGggaataaaaagaagaaaataaatgcaaatattactGTAATTGAAATGCCCAGTCCTTCATGATCTTCTTTAACCAACAGAACTTTTCTGATTGGACCAACACCTTGACTCTTCTTTAGGGAATCTGGATCCTAGTTTtcaaaaaataaacatttatgaAAATGCTTTCTCAAAGTTTTCAGGAAAATCATAAGACACTATTATTACAGCAGACAAAAGAATCTCAAAATATAGAATGCTATAGATATTGCTATGATAAGAAAACCACCACAGAGATTacataaaagaagaagaaacatgcATCTCAACCGTATTCAAGACTCTAGTTGATGTGGCACTAGCTAAGTTTTTGCTACAATGGCTATGAGGACTTCAAGACAGGCAGACCTAAATAGATCTGGGGCACAAAAAAGCAAGTAGGACTATTGTCCTAATACTAATAGTCACAAGGTTGTTCCAAGAGCTGAAGGACAACTACCTGTTGTTCCATCTACCAGCTGGATCGGGTATAAGAGGCTGGTAGCAGTCCCCACCACTCTCTCTCCATTCCATAGTACCCCTGCACTGGCAGAGTAACGGGCACTGCAAGCTCCAGCCCCATAAGTGTATTTTAACTGGAAGTTCTCTAAGTTATTTTCAGAGCCCAGTTTTAGAGGCAGGAGCATTATAaagaaattaaacaaaaaatacaTTCCTTTCCAAGTGTTCCAGTGCCTCCTTACAACAGTTTTTAAGTTCAAGAGCTTAGATGGCTCAATGTGTGGTACAGAGGATAGAGTGTTAGACTGGGACAGGAAAGACTAgagttcaaatcaccactcagtcatgaagctcacatgATAATCACAGCCCAGACACTAAATCCCAGCCTACCCTATTTCATAGGGTTATTGTGAAAATTAAATATTATTGTGAGCTCCTTGGGAGGcaggatgggataaaaatgtgTAGCACCACTTTCAAAAATGAACTGGGCATTTTAGTACaagtatttaatttatttatttatatcccacgcttccttCCTAAGGAGCCGAAAGTGGCACATACATTATAAAGAATATGAAAGTTGAATGCCTAATACAATGCTCACATCTATAAATTAAGACTGATCAGAATACAAATGCTGTACACCTTTTAATGTTGGATAACTGTTTACTATTATTTatggcacaatcctaaccatgtgtacacagaagtaagtcccactgacttcagtggggcttactcccaagtaagtgggtttCGAATTGCAGCCTAATTCACCAACCAAGATTCACCTATTTAAAATTCTAATACAGAATATCATAACTATCCCTGATGTTCCATTTGTACAACTTCAACATTTCAGCAGGTTATCCCTTGACTGTTGAGATGAGTTAGGAACAAAGAAGGAAAATGCAGGCTTTACACACACTTCGGCCACATTTATCTGAGCCAAAATAAGAATTTCAACATAGAATGGCAATGGATGAATGAATATATATAGTATAGATTTCTATAAGGTGCAAACATTTTGTTGACAAATGATAAGAACAGAAAACTTACATGTCCTGGGGGTGCTTGCATGGGTCGCTTTAGGTCATTACGACCACGACATGCCCTGATCACAGTTTTGTGTCGGTGCAGATGAATTTCAGCTTCTAGCTGGTTCCAGAGTTTATCGTGAGCAGGTCCTTTCATATCTCTGCCTAGCAACTGAATTTGCTGAACCCTACATAATGAGAAAAGAACATGATATGTGTGAACTGATACAATGAACTACTCTTTGTTTTGCTCTCTCAGCATCAGGTTCTCAAGTCCACTAAAGAGGTGATCAAATGGTTTAAAGTCACTGCaggaatacaaaaagaaaaaaaagagtgcCATATGCTACCCTTCTGCAACTAGACTTAAGACTGCTTCCACATTTGGCATTTACTAAGGAATAGTCatgctttgttcactcactttttaagGGGtatttgcattattattattattaactttatttataccccgccttttttccaaattggaactcacggcggcttccagataaaagacacatacaattaaaaacctatcaaaaataaaagcatataatacaaaaatgataagtataaacagatataattaaaaaatgaactctagtttaaaatagcattaaactgtttctaataattaaaaaacataatcataaaatcagaatatttaaaaaataaactggcaagaacaatataacatccttttgagcctatccttggccgccttcggaatcaaagcttgctgaaataagaaagtttttaactgtcggcgaaaggactgcagggaaggagTCATTCTTATCtgcctagggagggaattccaaagcctaggggccaccaccgagaaggccctatctcgtattcccactagttgtacttgtgcggatgtaggtattgaaagaagggcctctcctgaagatctcagggtccgggcaggcacatagagggcaatgtgatctgacaaatagcctggacccaagccgtcaTTAGTAACACTTCCCCCCTCACATTTTACCTGTTCAGCTTTAGTTTATTTCCAGAGCGCAAAAAAAACACACCCTCACTGGAGTAACTGTGTTAAGTTCACCCGGTGTAGATGGCCAATCGTGCTGCTACTCTGGCTGGTTAGATTGGTCTGTCCATTTCTTTCTTTATGATTTATTTCCCCACTCTAAGAATCTACTCTATCGCTTTTAACCGTCTGTTTCCAAACAGCATTGTCTTTGTGTCTGTTTGTTTCTTCCCCTTTCCCCCTGTAGATTGCAGTAAGACAGGGGAGAGAGATCATGACCAGAAGTACAGTGAGGACAGAGTATTTAAACTACTCTCTCGTAAACCCAAAAACCACTCTCTCGTAAGCCCACACATGGTCCCAACAAAAAGTACCCCCCTCCAACGCTTAAGACTGGAGAAAGGGGGACCGCCCACTAGATTTCAGAATGTTATCACTAAATCATCCATATCCCATTCAAAGCCACATCTCCCTAGGGGCATCCTTGGAGCCAAGGCCAGAGTCAggaatgactgggcccttgggtaccagctggcccttgggcaccagcctgccctgggcccgcaGCGCTTGCCCGCatgccacacctacctctcccatcacctcAACATGAATGCTACACGTGCTGCATgcacacagctgccatcaaccaaaatgatgTCAGGAGATTCCCTAAGGGCTGAtcattgccatcttggttgatggcatgcatgcgcacTATGCTACACGCGCacgtctgccatcaaccaagatggcagcaggggcatcagccccttagggaagcctccactgccatcttggttgatggcaggtatgtgtgcgCAGCACGCACAGTATTCACTACAacaagaaaggtaggtggggtatgtGGACAGGCATCATGGGCCTGTGCGATTTGTAGGGAGGGGGctggcagctccctctctgtgatctgcagcagggttgggagtcaaCACTGTCATGGATTGTGGAACAGGAGCActgccctcccaccctaagaaggggctcttcaggggcccctctgggtttcaggggcccttggccagggcccgacctggccaccctctggtgccggccccgCTTGGGGATCATGGTCCTTTTCTTCTCCCACTACAGTGCCTTTAAAGCAGTTCAGACCTGCACAGATAAAAGAGTTCTTATATTATACTTTTCCACATTCCCTATATGGTCCTCAGAAATACCCTGAGGTAATACATGTTAACTCCTAACAAGTAACTGAGTTTATACACACCTTCCGGCTAGCTCTTTATCTAAGTATTTGGCTGCGAGCCTTGCTCCATATACTTCAGCCTGCAGCACAGCTATGTGTCGACGAAGTGCCTCATTTTCCTTCCTAAGCAGCTTCACCTCAGCTTCAAGTTGAGCTTCTTTCACCTTTTCTTTCTTGTTGGCTTCCAGTTCTCTCTCCTGGCAAAGAAAAGAATCTGGTTAATCTAGCTGCAAGCTAAGCATTCCTATTGCATGGATAAGAAAACTGCAAGTGTATCAATTAATCTTTAGTTTCacagaaaaaaaacccataacacaaaactgtagCCTTGCAATATTTGATGTTAACTTTTATATAGAGTCAGAGGTTATTACCTACAAAAGATTCATGTTTACCAGTCCtgcaaatgagaacaaaaaatGTTCCAAGCCACAAAGAGTCTTACCAGTCCAGTTTGTCCACATATCTATTCACATCACAAGGCAATTTGAGGGTAAATCTAGAAAGCTACTCATAGAGAAAAAATTAGATATATTCAAACTATAATCATATGAAGGTGTTTTGATGATGCAGCAGCTAATTTAGAAGAATACAGCACAGTAGTGCTTAATAAAATGCTCCAAATAAGAGGATGAAAGGCTTTATAAGCATCCAGTTTGGCTAAAATTAGAGATTTTTTACAAAGTATAATAAGCTTTTAAAATGCATTGATGAAACTAAAAtgcctctttaaaaacaaagcatttttaaacaCAAAAAAATAATATCCAGCATTGTGGTTCCCAGTTATATTTAACTTTCTAAGCCTAATTGCCAGAGGAAAAACAGAGACATCAAAAGACTTAAGAGACTGggactttttatatatatatataaaataagaaataGGACTGGCCATGAGAGAACTTTATTAAATATGCATATTGTAACA encodes:
- the GOPC gene encoding Golgi-associated PDZ and coiled-coil motif-containing protein isoform X1, producing MSGVGVGSCGGSGSGACGGAAAAASSSSSPGGAAAAGLSMFRWLEVLEKEFDKAFVDVDLLLGEIDPDQADITYEGRQKMTSLSSCFAQLCHKAQTVSQINHKLEAQLVDLKSELTETRAEKAVLEKEVHDQLLQLHAIQLQLHAKTGQNVDSGAIKAKLSAPSVEDMERELEANKKEKVKEAQLEAEVKLLRKENEALRRHIAVLQAEVYGARLAAKYLDKELAGRVQQIQLLGRDMKGPAHDKLWNQLEAEIHLHRHKTVIRACRGRNDLKRPMQAPPGHDPDSLKKSQGVGPIRKVLLVKEDHEGLGISITGGKEHGVPILISEIHPGQPADRCGGLHVGDAILAVNGVNLRDAKHKEAVTILSQQRGEIEFEVVYVAPEVDSDDENVEYEDESGHRYRLYLDELEEGGNSASSRKDGSGDVKQLQVFNKKASIDGHENGDLGNSIETEETVSKLDQSAETLA
- the GOPC gene encoding Golgi-associated PDZ and coiled-coil motif-containing protein isoform X2, which produces MSGVGVGSCGGSGSGACGGAAAAASSSSSPGGAAAAGLSMFRWLEVLEKEFDKAFVDVDLLLGEIDPDQADITYEGRQKMTSLSSCFAQLCHKAQTVSQINHKLEAQLVDLKSELTETRAEKAVLEKEVHDQLLQLHAIQLQLHAKTGQNVDSGAIKAKLERELEANKKEKVKEAQLEAEVKLLRKENEALRRHIAVLQAEVYGARLAAKYLDKELAGRVQQIQLLGRDMKGPAHDKLWNQLEAEIHLHRHKTVIRACRGRNDLKRPMQAPPGHDPDSLKKSQGVGPIRKVLLVKEDHEGLGISITGGKEHGVPILISEIHPGQPADRCGGLHVGDAILAVNGVNLRDAKHKEAVTILSQQRGEIEFEVVYVAPEVDSDDENVEYEDESGHRYRLYLDELEEGGNSASSRKDGSGDVKQLQVFNKKASIDGHENGDLGNSIETEETVSKLDQSAETLA